The following proteins are encoded in a genomic region of Rubrobacter xylanophilus DSM 9941:
- a CDS encoding amidase: protein MSGELCFLPAVELAGLLRRRELSAAELMEAHLSQIERVNPEVNAIVTLLPERAMEEARRADAALARGEEVGPLHGLPVAHKDLFWTRGVRTTFGSPIFAGFVPDADALIVERARGAGAISVGKTNTPEFGAGSQTFNEVFGATLNPYDTSRTCGGSSGGAAVALACGMVPLADGSDMGGSLRNPAAFCNVLGLRPSPGRVPSWPSQTSWSPLSVDGPMARTARDAALMLSAIAGPDPRSPISLSEPPGLFAAPLERDFSGVRVAWSPDLGTLPVEGRVAEVFRGSLPVLEGLGCEVEEAAPDLSGADEVFKAFRAWHFELAYGELLEEHRQRMKDTVVWNIEEGRRLTGPQLGAAERRRTELYHRVLGFMRRYEFLVLPTTQVAPFPVEMPYVTEIEGARMETYIDWMRSCYYISAVGLPAVSVPCGFTGEGLPVGLQIVGRPRDDFGVLQLAHAFEEATGYGRRRPPAAARPLR from the coding sequence GTGAGCGGGGAGCTGTGCTTTCTGCCGGCCGTGGAGCTGGCCGGGCTCCTCCGGCGGCGGGAGCTCTCCGCCGCCGAGCTGATGGAGGCCCACCTCTCGCAGATAGAGCGCGTGAACCCCGAGGTGAACGCCATCGTCACCCTCCTCCCCGAGCGGGCTATGGAGGAGGCGCGCCGGGCCGACGCGGCGCTCGCCCGCGGGGAGGAGGTCGGCCCGCTGCACGGTCTTCCGGTGGCCCACAAAGACCTCTTCTGGACGAGGGGCGTGCGCACCACCTTCGGCTCCCCCATCTTCGCCGGCTTCGTCCCCGACGCCGACGCCCTCATCGTGGAGCGGGCGCGGGGGGCGGGGGCCATCTCCGTGGGCAAGACCAACACCCCCGAGTTCGGCGCCGGGTCCCAGACCTTCAACGAGGTCTTCGGGGCCACCCTGAACCCCTACGATACCTCCAGAACCTGCGGGGGCTCCAGCGGCGGGGCCGCCGTCGCTTTAGCCTGCGGGATGGTCCCCCTCGCCGACGGCTCGGACATGGGCGGCAGCCTGCGCAACCCGGCGGCCTTCTGCAACGTGTTGGGCCTGCGGCCCTCGCCGGGGCGGGTCCCCTCCTGGCCCTCCCAGACCTCCTGGTCCCCGCTCTCGGTGGACGGCCCGATGGCCCGCACGGCGCGGGACGCGGCGCTGATGCTCTCCGCGATAGCCGGGCCCGACCCGCGCTCGCCCATCTCCCTCTCCGAGCCCCCCGGGCTTTTCGCCGCCCCCCTGGAGCGGGACTTCTCCGGGGTGCGGGTGGCGTGGAGCCCGGACCTGGGGACGCTGCCGGTGGAGGGGCGGGTGGCGGAGGTATTCCGGGGGAGCCTGCCCGTGCTGGAGGGGCTCGGCTGCGAGGTGGAGGAGGCCGCCCCGGACCTCTCCGGCGCCGACGAGGTCTTCAAGGCGTTCAGGGCCTGGCACTTCGAGCTGGCCTACGGGGAGCTGCTGGAGGAGCACCGGCAGAGGATGAAGGACACCGTGGTCTGGAACATCGAGGAGGGCCGCAGGCTGACCGGGCCGCAGCTCGGGGCGGCCGAGCGGAGGCGGACGGAGCTCTACCACCGCGTGCTGGGGTTCATGCGGCGCTACGAGTTTTTGGTCCTCCCCACCACGCAGGTGGCGCCCTTCCCGGTGGAGATGCCCTACGTGACCGAGATAGAGGGCGCGAGGATGGAGACCTACATCGACTGGATGCGCTCCTGCTACTACATCAGCGCGGTGGGGCTGCCCGCCGTCTCGGTCCCCTGCGGCTTTACGGGGGAGGGGCTTCCGGTGGGGCTCCAGATCGTGGGCCGCCCCCGCGACGACTTCGGGGTGCTGCAGCTCGCACACGCCTTCGAGGAGGCCACGGGATACGGGAGGCGCCGGCCGCCCGCGGCCGCCCGGCCCCTCAGGTGA
- a CDS encoding glutathione S-transferase family protein — MLRVWGRDNSINVQKVLWCCGELGLEHERVDAGGAYGFPEGYEEINPNRLVPAIEEDGFVLWESNAIVRYLAARYGAGTLWPEDTRARARADRWMDWQATALWEHLRPVFWGLVRTPPEERDEAAIEEARRKTAGAWAILERHLEGREEYVEGDALTMADIPLGVSARRWFGLDIERPPMPNLEAWYGRLLEREAFRDCVAGIPLT; from the coding sequence ATGCTCAGGGTCTGGGGCAGGGACAACTCCATCAACGTGCAGAAGGTGCTCTGGTGCTGCGGGGAGCTCGGGCTCGAGCACGAACGGGTGGACGCCGGGGGCGCCTACGGCTTCCCGGAGGGCTACGAGGAGATAAACCCCAACCGCCTCGTGCCCGCCATCGAGGAGGACGGCTTCGTCCTGTGGGAGTCCAACGCCATCGTGCGCTACCTCGCCGCCCGGTACGGCGCGGGCACCCTCTGGCCCGAGGACACGCGCGCCCGCGCCCGCGCCGACCGCTGGATGGACTGGCAGGCCACCGCCCTCTGGGAGCACCTGCGCCCGGTGTTCTGGGGGCTCGTCAGGACCCCGCCGGAGGAGCGGGACGAGGCGGCCATAGAGGAGGCCCGGAGAAAGACCGCCGGGGCCTGGGCCATCCTCGAGCGGCACCTGGAGGGGCGCGAGGAGTACGTGGAGGGCGACGCCCTCACCATGGCCGACATCCCGCTCGGGGTCTCGGCCCGCCGGTGGTTCGGGCTGGATATCGAGCGGCCGCCGATGCCCAACCTCGAGGCCTGGTACGGGAGGCTCCTGGAGCGCGAGGCGTTCCGCGACTGCGTGGCCGGGATACCCCTCACCTGA
- a CDS encoding GntR family transcriptional regulator, translating to MEELRRPEPLYRQVYEVLRRRILAGEYGAGEVLQESRAAEELRVSRTPVREALRQLEREGLLVARGTERVVADPSREEFVDLYTCRAALEGLVAERAARLAEEEELREMEEALEEARRAVAAGDHGGVLSANTRFHDLMVRSARMPPLERLMDTLRGQILVARRHILSDERIEAEICEEHASILEAIRRRDVGAARERMQRHMQNDIRRGVANFDAAPGEE from the coding sequence ATGGAGGAGCTGAGGCGGCCGGAGCCGCTCTACCGGCAGGTGTACGAGGTGCTGCGGCGGAGGATACTGGCCGGGGAGTACGGGGCGGGCGAGGTCTTGCAGGAGAGCCGGGCGGCGGAGGAGCTGCGGGTGAGCCGGACCCCGGTCCGGGAGGCGCTGCGGCAGCTGGAGCGGGAGGGGCTCCTGGTGGCGCGGGGGACCGAGCGGGTGGTGGCGGACCCCTCCAGGGAGGAGTTCGTGGACCTGTACACCTGCCGGGCGGCGCTGGAGGGGCTGGTGGCCGAGCGGGCGGCGCGGCTCGCGGAGGAGGAGGAGCTGAGGGAGATGGAGGAGGCGCTGGAGGAGGCGCGGCGGGCGGTTGCGGCGGGGGACCACGGGGGCGTGCTCTCCGCCAACACCCGCTTCCACGACCTGATGGTCAGGAGCGCCCGGATGCCGCCGCTGGAGCGCCTGATGGACACGCTGCGCGGCCAGATCCTGGTCGCCCGCCGGCACATCCTCTCCGACGAGAGGATAGAGGCTGAGATCTGCGAGGAGCACGCCTCCATACTGGAGGCCATCCGGCGGAGGGACGTGGGGGCCGCCCGGGAGAGGATGCAGAGGCACATGCAGAACGACATACGGCGCGGGGTGGCCAACTTCGACGCCGCGCCGGGGGAGGAGTGA
- a CDS encoding tripartite tricarboxylate transporter substrate binding protein codes for MGGGMTRREFLVAGGGALAGALVFGGCAGGGGSGGGGSGWEPSRNVVMIVPFEPGGGSDILGRAMAAGLEEVREEVNVSVENRAGGSGAVGYSYLLEQRGDPHFLLASETAGVALPITTETPFRWTDFTPVAQIAEDATLLIVRRGSDYRSLQDVVDAAREGRVTVGVAGATGLDTIVTSLVEEQTGVEFERVVFESGGEIVAALLGGDIDIASLNPSEVIGQLEAGKMRALAVFADERYERGMLAEIPTAREEGVDVSFTQYRGAFAAGGITPEQRQYWERAFVDWTKRQSYRKYIRDNYLISVVRTGEEFEGYLRDYEKTLEKVLGGQSR; via the coding sequence ATGGGTGGGGGCATGACGCGGCGGGAGTTCCTGGTGGCCGGGGGAGGGGCGCTTGCGGGGGCGCTCGTTTTCGGCGGTTGCGCGGGCGGCGGGGGTTCTGGGGGCGGCGGGTCGGGCTGGGAGCCGAGCCGCAACGTCGTCATGATCGTACCGTTCGAGCCCGGGGGCGGGAGCGACATCCTGGGGCGGGCGATGGCCGCGGGGCTGGAGGAGGTCCGCGAGGAGGTCAACGTCAGCGTGGAGAACCGGGCGGGGGGCTCTGGGGCGGTGGGCTATTCGTACCTGCTGGAGCAGCGGGGGGACCCGCACTTCCTGCTGGCCTCCGAGACGGCGGGCGTGGCGCTGCCCATCACGACCGAGACGCCCTTCCGCTGGACGGACTTCACGCCCGTAGCCCAGATCGCCGAGGACGCCACGCTCCTCATCGTCCGGCGGGGCTCGGATTACCGCTCGCTGCAGGACGTCGTAGACGCGGCGCGGGAGGGGCGGGTCACCGTGGGGGTGGCGGGGGCGACCGGGCTCGACACCATCGTCACCTCGCTCGTGGAGGAGCAGACCGGGGTGGAGTTCGAGCGGGTCGTCTTCGAGTCGGGGGGCGAGATCGTCGCGGCGTTGCTCGGGGGCGACATAGACATCGCCTCGCTCAACCCCAGCGAGGTCATCGGGCAGCTGGAGGCGGGCAAGATGCGGGCGCTCGCCGTCTTCGCCGACGAGCGCTACGAGCGGGGGATGCTCGCCGAGATCCCGACGGCCAGGGAGGAGGGGGTGGACGTCTCCTTCACCCAGTACCGGGGGGCCTTCGCGGCCGGGGGGATCACGCCCGAGCAGCGGCAATACTGGGAGCGGGCCTTCGTGGACTGGACGAAGCGCCAGAGCTACAGGAAGTACATCCGGGACAACTACCTCATCTCGGTGGTCCGCACGGGGGAGGAGTTCGAGGGCTACCTGCGGGACTACGAGAAGACGCTCGAGAAGGTGCTCGGGGGGCAGTCCCGGTGA
- a CDS encoding tripartite tricarboxylate transporter TctB family protein, whose product MRGLGGAAPDLVGGLLLAALGAALAAGATGYGVTTAEGRLGPGFMPFAVGLLLALFGGLVCVQALWGGRGSGEAGESAGGRSVAAVFALTLLAILLTPVIGFLPAFGLLVFALARFVEGEGWVAAALLGTGGAAAAWAVFVLFLQIPLPGGVFVAGG is encoded by the coding sequence GTGAGGGGCCTCGGGGGGGCCGCCCCCGACCTCGTCGGCGGGCTCCTGCTCGCCGCGCTCGGGGCGGCGCTCGCCGCCGGGGCCACCGGCTACGGGGTGACGACCGCGGAGGGGAGGCTCGGGCCCGGCTTCATGCCCTTCGCGGTCGGTCTCCTGCTCGCCCTCTTCGGGGGGCTGGTGTGCGTTCAGGCCCTGTGGGGCGGGCGGGGGAGCGGGGAGGCCGGGGAGAGCGCCGGGGGGCGCAGCGTCGCGGCGGTCTTCGCCCTCACCCTGCTCGCCATCCTGCTCACCCCCGTTATAGGGTTCCTGCCGGCCTTCGGGCTGCTCGTCTTCGCGCTCGCCAGGTTCGTGGAGGGGGAGGGCTGGGTGGCGGCGGCGCTGCTCGGGACGGGGGGCGCCGCTGCCGCCTGGGCCGTCTTCGTGCTCTTCCTGCAGATACCGCTGCCGGGCGGCGTCTTCGTCGCCGGGGGGTAG
- a CDS encoding tripartite tricarboxylate transporter permease, translating into MELLDQILLGFQTALSPVNLAYCFVGVVLGTVIGLLPGLGSATGVALLLPLTLTLEPVTALIMLAGIYYGTQYGATISSVLIATPGDSATVVTTIEGYRLARRGRAGPALAVAAIASFLAGTISIVLLMTLAPVFASFALDFGPPEMAALMVLGLAGVIGFTGSSRAKGLAMAAFGLALATVGIDPSTGVERFTFGNVQLLGGIGFLEVVIGLFAVAEVMSAVRRGGGEPIRTRFRDMLLSREDWRRSRGAIARGGLLGFFLGVLPGAGATLASFFAYDVERRLSRRRDEFGKGAIEGVAGPEAANNAAVNGAFVPTLTLGIPGSGTTAVLLGAFLLFGIQPGPLLLEEQPQLVWGLIASFYIGNLLLLLLNLPLAPLFASILRLRYGLLYPLILLLCFVGAYAVENRMWGVWIAFAFGVIGYFMKRYGYPAAPVVLGLILGPMLEKALMQTSSMGGGDFGIFLQRPIALALFAVAALVVVGPLLARGAGLLLAGRPGSAHGREQKGG; encoded by the coding sequence GTGGAGCTCCTCGACCAGATCCTCCTCGGCTTCCAGACCGCGCTCTCGCCCGTCAACCTCGCCTACTGCTTTGTCGGGGTGGTGCTCGGCACCGTCATAGGGCTCCTGCCCGGGCTCGGGTCCGCCACGGGGGTCGCGCTGCTTTTGCCGCTCACGCTCACCCTGGAGCCCGTCACCGCGCTCATCATGCTCGCCGGGATCTACTACGGCACCCAGTACGGCGCCACCATAAGCTCCGTGCTCATCGCCACCCCCGGCGACTCCGCCACCGTGGTCACCACCATCGAGGGCTACAGGCTCGCCCGCAGGGGGCGGGCCGGGCCCGCGCTCGCCGTAGCCGCCATAGCCTCCTTTCTCGCCGGGACCATAAGCATCGTGCTGCTCATGACCCTCGCCCCCGTCTTCGCTAGCTTCGCGCTGGACTTCGGCCCGCCGGAGATGGCCGCGCTCATGGTGCTCGGCCTCGCCGGGGTCATAGGCTTCACCGGTTCCTCGCGGGCCAAGGGGCTCGCCATGGCCGCCTTCGGGCTCGCGCTCGCCACCGTCGGCATAGACCCCTCCACGGGGGTCGAGCGCTTCACCTTCGGCAACGTCCAGCTCCTGGGGGGCATAGGGTTCCTGGAGGTCGTCATCGGGCTCTTCGCCGTCGCCGAGGTGATGTCCGCGGTGCGGCGCGGCGGGGGCGAGCCCATCCGCACCCGCTTCCGGGACATGCTGCTCAGCCGGGAGGACTGGCGGCGCTCGCGCGGGGCCATAGCCCGCGGCGGCCTGCTCGGCTTCTTCCTCGGGGTGCTGCCCGGGGCGGGGGCCACGCTCGCCTCCTTCTTCGCCTACGACGTGGAGCGGCGCCTCAGCAGGCGCAGGGACGAGTTCGGGAAGGGGGCCATAGAGGGCGTGGCCGGGCCCGAGGCGGCCAACAACGCCGCCGTCAACGGCGCCTTCGTCCCCACGCTCACGCTGGGCATCCCCGGCTCGGGGACCACCGCCGTGCTGCTCGGGGCCTTCCTGCTCTTCGGGATACAGCCCGGGCCGCTGCTCCTCGAGGAGCAGCCGCAGCTCGTGTGGGGGCTCATCGCCTCCTTCTACATCGGCAACCTCCTCCTGCTGCTGCTCAACCTGCCGCTCGCCCCGCTCTTCGCCTCCATCCTCAGGCTGCGCTACGGGCTGCTCTACCCGCTCATCCTGCTGCTGTGCTTCGTGGGGGCCTACGCCGTCGAGAACCGGATGTGGGGGGTGTGGATCGCCTTCGCCTTCGGGGTCATCGGGTACTTCATGAAGCGCTACGGCTACCCGGCCGCCCCCGTCGTCCTCGGCCTCATCCTGGGGCCCATGCTCGAGAAGGCGCTCATGCAGACCTCCTCCATGGGCGGGGGGGACTTCGGGATCTTCCTGCAGCGACCCATAGCGCTCGCGCTCTTCGCCGTAGCGGCGCTGGTGGTTGTGGGCCCGCTCCTCGCGCGGGGGGCCGGGCTGCTGCTCGCCGGGCGCCCCGGCAGTGCACACGGCCGCGAACAGAAAGGAGGCTAG
- a CDS encoding CaiB/BaiF CoA transferase family protein, translating to MLPLEKIKVLDLTQVMAGPFCCQLLADMGADVTKVEPPGTGDQARRSMGFTMKGEDTAAFLAVNRNKKSVTLNLKDGEAREIFYRLVREADVLVENFRPGVTRKLGIDYETLKEINPRLIYASISGFGQTGPYAARAGYDLIAQGMSGVMSVTGEPGRPPVKCGVPIGDLSAGLFCAFGVLTAYIARQSTGRGQYIDTSLFEGALALSIWETAELWATGRIPQPFGSAHRLTAPYQALRTRDGYINVGANNQRLWKRLCAAIGREELIEDERFATNERRMANREELARELESTLRERTTGEWMEVLLEAGFPAGPIYNYGQVFEDEHTLAREMMVEMEHPVEGTVRGLGIPVKLSETPGAVRRAAPLLGEHTRETLRRLGYSEEKIAELEEREAI from the coding sequence TTGCTGCCGCTAGAGAAGATAAAGGTGCTCGACCTCACGCAGGTTATGGCCGGCCCGTTCTGCTGCCAGCTTCTGGCGGACATGGGGGCCGACGTCACCAAGGTGGAGCCGCCGGGGACCGGGGACCAGGCCCGCCGGTCCATGGGCTTCACCATGAAGGGGGAGGACACCGCCGCCTTTCTCGCCGTCAACCGCAACAAAAAGAGCGTGACCCTCAACCTCAAGGACGGGGAGGCGCGCGAGATCTTCTACCGGCTCGTGCGGGAGGCGGACGTGCTCGTGGAGAACTTCCGCCCCGGCGTCACCAGGAAGCTCGGCATAGACTACGAGACGCTGAAAGAGATCAACCCGCGCCTCATCTACGCCAGCATCTCCGGCTTCGGGCAGACCGGGCCCTACGCCGCGCGGGCCGGCTACGACCTCATCGCCCAGGGCATGTCCGGGGTGATGAGCGTCACCGGCGAGCCCGGGCGGCCGCCGGTGAAGTGCGGGGTCCCCATCGGCGACCTCTCGGCGGGCCTGTTCTGCGCCTTCGGGGTGCTCACCGCCTACATCGCCCGCCAGAGCACGGGGCGCGGCCAGTACATCGACACCTCCCTCTTCGAGGGGGCGCTCGCGCTCTCCATCTGGGAGACCGCCGAGCTGTGGGCCACCGGGCGCATCCCGCAGCCCTTCGGCTCGGCCCACCGCCTCACGGCTCCCTACCAGGCGCTCAGGACCCGCGACGGCTACATCAACGTGGGGGCCAACAACCAGCGGCTCTGGAAGCGCCTGTGCGCCGCCATAGGCCGCGAGGAGCTCATAGAGGACGAGCGTTTCGCCACCAACGAGCGGCGCATGGCCAACCGCGAGGAGCTGGCCAGGGAGCTGGAGTCCACCCTGCGCGAGAGGACCACCGGGGAGTGGATGGAGGTGCTGCTCGAGGCGGGCTTCCCGGCCGGCCCCATCTACAACTACGGGCAGGTCTTCGAGGACGAGCACACCCTGGCGCGGGAGATGATGGTCGAGATGGAGCACCCCGTGGAGGGGACGGTGCGGGGGCTCGGCATCCCCGTCAAGCTCAGCGAGACGCCGGGGGCCGTGCGCCGGGCGGCCCCGCTGCTCGGGGAGCACACCCGGGAGACGCTGCGCCGGCTCGGGTATTCTGAAGAGAAGATAGCCGAGCTAGAGGAGAGGGAGGCGATATGA